Within Conexibacter woesei DSM 14684, the genomic segment GTCGTACCCGCTGCGCAGAGACGGCTACGAAGTCGTGCAGGCGACCGACGGGCGTGAGGCGCTGGCGCGCTTCGAGGAACGCCCGTTCGACCTCGTCGTGCTCGACGTGATGCTGCCACAGCTGGACGGGCTGGAGGTCTGCCGGCGCCTGCGCAGCCGCAGCTCGGTGCCGATCATCATGCTGACGGCGAAGTCCGAGGAGATCGACAAGGTCGTCGGGCTGGAGATCGGCGCCGACGACTACATCACCAAGCCGTTCTCGATGCGCGAGTTCCGCAGCCGCGTGAAGGCGGCGCTGCGGCGCTCGGAGCTGTCGCGCTCGGCCGAGCGCGACGGCGGCTCGCTCGACGTGCACGAGCTGCGGATCGACCCCGACAAGCGGACCGTCAGCCTCCGCGGCGAGGCGATCACGACGACGTTCGTCGAGTTCGAGATCCTGCTCACGCTCGCCCGCAGCCCCGGTCGCGTCTTCACGCGCGACATGCTGCTCGCTCGCGTCTGGGGCGACTCCGCCTACCGTGACCCGCGCACGATCGACGTCCACATCCGCCACCTGCGCGAGAAGATCGAGCGCGACGCGAAGGAGCCCGAATACCTCTTCACCGTGCGCGGCGTCGGCTACCGCTTCCGCGACACGGACGCCTCCTCCTAGCGCCGCCGCGCCGCACCGCCTCCCATGCGCTCGCTCCGGAACCGCCTCGCGTTCCTCTTCTTCGCGATCACGCTCGCCGCGATCGCCGTCCTCTACCTCTACATCGCGCCGCAGCTGGAGTCGCGCCTGCGCGACGAGAAGGTCACGCAGCTGCGTGACGTAGCGCAGCAGACGGCCGGCGAGATCAGCGACGTGGCGGCCGACCCGGCGGCCACCGACAAGGAACTTCAGCGGTACGTGCGGAGAGCCGGGGTGCGCGCGAACGCGCGCGTCGCGCTGATGCGGATCGGCTCCTTCGACGGCGAGCCGCGCCCCGAGCTGGTCGCCGACTCGGTCGACGGAGACACGAGCCTGCCGGTCACCGAGATAGCCAGCCGCGCGGCTCGCAGCGGCGACACCGAGACCGCGACCGAGAGCCTGACCGACGGTCCCGTCGCGCTCGCCGCGGTGCCGATCAGAACCGCGGACGGCGCGGTCGGCTACGTCGCCGTCTACTCGACGCCGATGAGCGACGTCGAGGGCAACGTCGACGTCGTGCGCGGCCAGATCCTCGTCGCCGGCGCGATCGCGCTCGCGCTCGCGGTGCTCGCCGGCTGGCTGATCGCGCGTGCGCTGGCGCTGCGCGTCAAGCGGTTGGAGGAGGCCGCCGAGCAGGTCGCCGCCGGCGACTTCTCGCGGCCGATCCCGGTCGACTCCGACGACGAGCTGGGCCAGCTCGCCCGCGCCTTCAACGACATGCAGCGCCAGCTCGCGCAGCTCGACCGCGCCCGCAAGCAGTTCATCGCGACCGCCTCGCACGAGCTGCGCACGCCGCTCTTCTCGCTCGGCGGCTTCGTCGAGCTGCTGGAGGACGAGGAGCTCGACGAAGAGACGCGCAGACGCTTCCTCGCGCAGGTGCGGATGCAGGTCGAGCGGCTGCGCAAGCTGTCCGTCGACCTGCTCGACCTGTCGCGCCTGGAGGCCGGCTCGCTGGAGCTGCGACCCGAGCCCGTCGACCTGTCGGAGCTGGCGCGATCGGTCAGCTCCGAGTTCGAGCCGGTGCTCGCGCAGCGCGACGCGCACCTGGAGGTGCGCCTCACGGGCAAGCCGGTCGAAGCGCTCTGCGATCCTGTCCGCGTCGCCCAGATCATGCGCATCCTCATCGACAATGCACTGACCCACGCCGAGGCGGGGACCGACATCGTCGTCTCGGCGACGCGCGACGACGGCTTCGCGCGCCTGGCGGTGCGCGACCACGGCCGCGGCATCGAGCGCCAGGCGCTGTCGCAGATCTTCGAGCCGTTCTACACCTCCGACGACAAGCAGGGCTCCGGGCTCGGGCTCGCGATCGCGAGCGAGCTGGCCGAGCGCATGCGCGGCCGCCTCGGCGTCGAGTCGCGCCCCGGCCGCACCGTCTTCACGCTGGAGCTGCCGGCATGAATGCGAAAACCCGCGGCCTGCGGCCTTGGTTTCCGCTGGCGAACTCGCCAGGGGCTCCTTCGCCGGTGCGACGCTGCGCAGCCGTGCTCGCCGCGCTCGCGCTCGCCGGCGGTCTCACCGCCTGCGGAGGAGGCGACGACGGCGACCGCGGTCTCGGCTCGGCCGGCGGCGACGCCGGTGACAGCGTGCCCACGCGCGTCGCGACGACGCGCGTGGAGGTGCTGCGGCAGCTGTCGGGCGGCCGCTTCGACCCGAGCGCGATCTACGCGCGTGAGGCGCCGGGCGTCGTCACCGTCATCAGCCTCTTCGAGGGCGACAGAGAGGACGCCACGCCGACCGGTGCGGAGGGTCTCGGCTCAGGCTTCGTGATCGACGCCGCCGGGCGGATCGCGACGAACGCCCACGTCGTCACGAACGGGACCGGCGGGTCGGTCAGAGCGGCGAAGACGGTCTACGTCCAGTTCGCCGACGGCAACCAGGTGCCGGCTGAGATCGTCGGCACCGACCTCAACTCCGACGTCGCGCTGATCCAAGTCGACCCGCGCGACCTGACGCTGCGCCCGCTGCCGCTCGGCAGCAGCAGAGCGCTGACCGTCGGTGCGCCGGTCGCGGCGATCGGCAGCCCGTTCGGCGAGCCGCAGTCGCTGTCGGTCGGCGTCATCTCCGGCACGAACCGCACGATCGACTCGCTCAACTCGGGCGAGACCGGCGCCGGGCGCTTCGCGATCGGCGGCGCGATCCAGACCGACGCCGCGATCAACCACGGCAACTCCGGCGGGCCGCTCGTCGACGCCGACGGCCGCGTGATCGGCATCAACGCCCAGATCCAGACGACGGGCGGCGGCGGCGAGGGCGTCGGCTTCGCGATCCCGGTCGACACCGTCCGCCGCTCGCTGGAGCAGCTGCGCGCGAAGGGCTCGGTCGACTACGCCTGGATCGGCGTCTCGACGGTCCCGGTCTTCCCGCAGCTCGCGCGCCGCTTCGAGCTGCCGTCCGAGCAGGGCGCGCTGGTGCAGTCGGTGACCGAGGACGGGCCGGCCGCGGACGCCGGCCTGACCGCCGGCGACGGCGGCGACGAGGCGTTCCAGGCGTCCCGCTTCAGAGTCGACGGCGACGTCATCACGCGGCTCGACGGCAGAGCGATCACGCAGCACTACGACCTCGCGACGGCGATCGCCGATCGCGCGCCGGGCGAGGTCGTCTCGCTGGAGGTTTGGCGCGACGGCGAACGGCGCACGGTGCAGGTGACGCTCGGCACGCGTCCGGGCTGAACCCCTTCCGGCGGTGCCGTGCCATTCGGTACGCTCCGCGCGCCCGTCCACTCCGAGCCAAAGCGTCCATGCTTCAACCCGTTGCCGTCGGCCACAAGACCCTCGCGGACTACGCCAGCATCGTCGGACGCACGCTCGTGGAGGAGATTCGCGAGCTCGCCGAGCCGTTGCGGGGCAAGCGCATCCTGCATCTCTCCGCGACCGCGTTCGGCGGCGGCGTGTCGGAGATCCTGTACACGATGGTGCCGCTGATGAAGGACGTCGGGCTCGACGTCGAGTGGCACGTGATCTACGGCCGCGAGGAGTTCTTCAACGCGACGAAGGTCATGCACAACGCGTTGCAGGGCAACCCGCAGGACCTGACCGAGGACCAGTGGGAGTCGTGGCGGCGCTACAACGAGATGAACGCGCGCGAGCTGTCGCGCGGCTGGGACGTCGCGATCGCGCACGACCCGCAGCCGGCGGCGATGCACACGCTGGCGCCCGAGAAGGCCCGCCACTGGATCTGGCGCTGCCACATCGACCTCTCGACGCCGAACCCGCAGACGATCGAGCGGCTCCTGCCGTACATCCAGACGTATCCCGACTCGGTCTTCCACATGCAGCAGTACGTGCCGCCCGGGATGGAGGGACGGATCCACATCGTGCCGCCGGCGATCGACCCGCTCGCGCCGAAGAACATGGCGTTCTCGCCGGAGGACTCGGTCTACATCGCCGAGCAGTTCGGCATCGACGTCGACCGTCCGCTGCTGTGCCAGGTGTCGCGCTTCGACCCGTGGAAGGACCCGCTCGGCGTGATCGACGCCTACCGGATCGTCAAGGAGTCGGTGCCGGACGTGCAGCTCGCGCTCGTCGGCTCGATGGCGACCGACGACCCGGAGGGCTGGGACTTCTTCAACGCGACCGTCGCCCACGCCAACGGCGACCCGGACATCCACATCCTCAACAACTTCAACAACGTCGGCGCGATCGAGGTCAACGCGTTCCAGTCGCACGCCGACGTGCTGATCCAGAAGTCGACGCGCGAGGGCTTCGGGCTGACCGTCTCGGAGGCGATCTGGAAGGCGCGGCCGTTCATCGGCGGCGACGTCGGGGGGATCCCGCTGCAGGTGCACGACGGCGTCACCGGCTATCTCGTCTCCAGCGTCGAGGAGTGCGCCGCGCGCGCGCAGGCGATCCTCCAGGACCCGGGCCTCGGGCGCAGACTCGGCCTCGCCGGCAAGGAGCACATCCGCAAGCACTTCCTGATGCCGCGGCTGCTGCGCGACTGGCTGCGAATAATGTCCGACCTGAAGGGCTAGCCGTTGAGCTCTGCCGAAGGCGCACCCCTCGTCCTCGTCTCCAACCGAGGGCCCGTCACGTTCCAGGAGGACGGCGAGGTCAAGCGCGGCGGCGGCGGCCTCGTCACCGCGCTCACGGGCCTCGCATCGCACCGCGACGCGATCTGGATCGCGTCCGCGATGACCGAGCAGGACATCGCGGTCTCCGATGAGCACGGCGGGCGCCCGTTCACCGCCGAGCTGCCCGACGGCGGCAGCTACAAGGTGCGGCTCGTCGCCTCCGATCCGGGCGCGTACGACCGCTTCTACAACGTCTTCGCGAACCCGATGCTGTGGTTCATCCAGCACTACCTGTGGGACCTGTCGAACGCGCCGGACATCCGCCGCGAGGAGGTCGAGGCGTTCGAGTTCGGCTACAACGTCGTCAACGAGGACCTCGCGCGCGCCGTGCTGGAGGAGATCGACGGGCAGGAGGAGCCGGTCGTGATGGCGCACGACTACCACCTCTACACGCTCCCCGGACTGGTCCGGCGCGAGCGGCCCGACGCGTTCCTGCACCACTTCATCCACATCCCCTGGACGCAGCCGGACACCTGGCGCGTGCTGCCGACCCGGATCCGCCGCGAGATCTACGAGGGGCTGCTGGCGAACGACATCATCGGCTTCCACACCCGCTCCTACCAGCGCAACTTCCTCCAGTGCTGCCGCGACCTGATGGACCTGGAGGTCGACTTCGAGCGCGGCATCGTCTTCTGGCACGAGCACGAGGTGTGGGTGCGCGCCTACCCGCTGCCGATCGACGCCGACGCGACGCGCGCGGTCGCACGGCGGCCGCGCACGGCCGAGTTCGAAGGCGAGCTGCTGCGGCGCCGCCGCGAGCACCTGATCCTGCGCGTCGACCGCGCCGACCTGTCGAAGAACGTGCTGCGCGGCTTCACCGCGTTCGACGTCTTCCTCGAGCAGCACCCGGAGTTCCGCGAGCGCGTGACGTTCGTGGCCCAGTTGATGCCGTCGCGCACCGACGTGCCCGAGTACGCCGAGTACCTGGAGCGGATCGAGGCGGTCGTCGCGGTCGTCAACCATCGCCACGGCACGCCCGACTGGATGCCGATCCACCTGAAGCTGCGCGACGACCTCGAAGAGGCGGTCGCGGCGTACAAGAACTACGACGTGCTGCTCGTCAACGCGATGTTCGACGGCATGAACCTGGTCGCGAAGGAGGGCCCGCTCGTGAACGAGCGCGCGGGCGTCTCGATTCTGTCGGAGAACACCGGCGCGCACGAGGAGCTGGGCGAGTTCGCGCTGTCGGTCAACCCGTTCGACATCCAGGAGCTGGCCGACTCGATCCACGCCGCCCTGACGATGTCGCCGGAGGAGCGCAAGCGCCGCCTGGAGGGCTTGAAGGGCATCGTCACCCAGCGCGATCCGGGCGACTGGATCGACGAGCAGCTGGCCGACATCCGCAAGAAGGAGCGCGGGGACGGCACCTGAGCCGCACCCGCGCGCGATCCCTCACTCGAACGCGAACTCGCTCCCGCTGGCCGGCGGCGGCCGACCGGCCGGCGCAGGCGTCGGCGGGGCGGATGGCGCGGGCGCGAGCGGTGGGTGCGGCGCCGCCGGCGCAGGTGGTGCCGTCACCGTCGCCGGTGCGCGCGAGGTGCGCGGCCCGGATGGTGACCGCTTCGCCGATCTCAGCCGGCGCGGCGAGCGGTCACGGCGCGGCGACCTGCCCTCCCCTCTGCGCCGCACCCGACCCCGGCGTCCCCGGTTCGGCTCCGGCGACCGCTGCGGTGGGGGCTCAGCCGTTGGCCGCCCGGCCGTCGGCGGCTCTGAGACGGGCCGCTCGATCGCGGGCGGCGCGTCGGCGCTCTCCGCTCCGGCGACCGGCGGCGGGACGGTCGGTGGCGCAGACCCGCGGCTCCAGACGACGGCCAGCGCGATCGTCGCGACCACGGCGACGGCACGCGCGA encodes:
- a CDS encoding alpha,alpha-trehalose-phosphate synthase (UDP-forming) is translated as MSSAEGAPLVLVSNRGPVTFQEDGEVKRGGGGLVTALTGLASHRDAIWIASAMTEQDIAVSDEHGGRPFTAELPDGGSYKVRLVASDPGAYDRFYNVFANPMLWFIQHYLWDLSNAPDIRREEVEAFEFGYNVVNEDLARAVLEEIDGQEEPVVMAHDYHLYTLPGLVRRERPDAFLHHFIHIPWTQPDTWRVLPTRIRREIYEGLLANDIIGFHTRSYQRNFLQCCRDLMDLEVDFERGIVFWHEHEVWVRAYPLPIDADATRAVARRPRTAEFEGELLRRRREHLILRVDRADLSKNVLRGFTAFDVFLEQHPEFRERVTFVAQLMPSRTDVPEYAEYLERIEAVVAVVNHRHGTPDWMPIHLKLRDDLEEAVAAYKNYDVLLVNAMFDGMNLVAKEGPLVNERAGVSILSENTGAHEELGEFALSVNPFDIQELADSIHAALTMSPEERKRRLEGLKGIVTQRDPGDWIDEQLADIRKKERGDGT
- a CDS encoding glycosyltransferase, whose protein sequence is MLQPVAVGHKTLADYASIVGRTLVEEIRELAEPLRGKRILHLSATAFGGGVSEILYTMVPLMKDVGLDVEWHVIYGREEFFNATKVMHNALQGNPQDLTEDQWESWRRYNEMNARELSRGWDVAIAHDPQPAAMHTLAPEKARHWIWRCHIDLSTPNPQTIERLLPYIQTYPDSVFHMQQYVPPGMEGRIHIVPPAIDPLAPKNMAFSPEDSVYIAEQFGIDVDRPLLCQVSRFDPWKDPLGVIDAYRIVKESVPDVQLALVGSMATDDPEGWDFFNATVAHANGDPDIHILNNFNNVGAIEVNAFQSHADVLIQKSTREGFGLTVSEAIWKARPFIGGDVGGIPLQVHDGVTGYLVSSVEECAARAQAILQDPGLGRRLGLAGKEHIRKHFLMPRLLRDWLRIMSDLKG
- a CDS encoding sensor histidine kinase, coding for MRSLRNRLAFLFFAITLAAIAVLYLYIAPQLESRLRDEKVTQLRDVAQQTAGEISDVAADPAATDKELQRYVRRAGVRANARVALMRIGSFDGEPRPELVADSVDGDTSLPVTEIASRAARSGDTETATESLTDGPVALAAVPIRTADGAVGYVAVYSTPMSDVEGNVDVVRGQILVAGAIALALAVLAGWLIARALALRVKRLEEAAEQVAAGDFSRPIPVDSDDELGQLARAFNDMQRQLAQLDRARKQFIATASHELRTPLFSLGGFVELLEDEELDEETRRRFLAQVRMQVERLRKLSVDLLDLSRLEAGSLELRPEPVDLSELARSVSSEFEPVLAQRDAHLEVRLTGKPVEALCDPVRVAQIMRILIDNALTHAEAGTDIVVSATRDDGFARLAVRDHGRGIERQALSQIFEPFYTSDDKQGSGLGLAIASELAERMRGRLGVESRPGRTVFTLELPA
- a CDS encoding response regulator transcription factor produces the protein MTERSTRILLVDDEQSIQALLSYPLRRDGYEVVQATDGREALARFEERPFDLVVLDVMLPQLDGLEVCRRLRSRSSVPIIMLTAKSEEIDKVVGLEIGADDYITKPFSMREFRSRVKAALRRSELSRSAERDGGSLDVHELRIDPDKRTVSLRGEAITTTFVEFEILLTLARSPGRVFTRDMLLARVWGDSAYRDPRTIDVHIRHLREKIERDAKEPEYLFTVRGVGYRFRDTDASS
- a CDS encoding S1C family serine protease, translating into MRRCAAVLAALALAGGLTACGGGDDGDRGLGSAGGDAGDSVPTRVATTRVEVLRQLSGGRFDPSAIYAREAPGVVTVISLFEGDREDATPTGAEGLGSGFVIDAAGRIATNAHVVTNGTGGSVRAAKTVYVQFADGNQVPAEIVGTDLNSDVALIQVDPRDLTLRPLPLGSSRALTVGAPVAAIGSPFGEPQSLSVGVISGTNRTIDSLNSGETGAGRFAIGGAIQTDAAINHGNSGGPLVDADGRVIGINAQIQTTGGGGEGVGFAIPVDTVRRSLEQLRAKGSVDYAWIGVSTVPVFPQLARRFELPSEQGALVQSVTEDGPAADAGLTAGDGGDEAFQASRFRVDGDVITRLDGRAITQHYDLATAIADRAPGEVVSLEVWRDGERRTVQVTLGTRPG